The segment CATCGAGGACGGCAGAGCGTTCCTTATCGGAAATGCAAGCTCCTTTGAAAGCTACTACATCCGCTCCGACTACACCGATGACGAGGACCTGCACAACGCCTGCGTGCTGATGTACCGGCAGTGGCGGATGGACGAAGAGCACCTGTACCTCAACTTCTACCCCAACCATGGCTTCATCCTGCATGGCCAGAAGGATCTGGGGGACGGCGTTTACGGCTTTGATGCCGACAGCGTGTATACCGGTCAGTGGATGGTGGACGGCGATACCGTAAGCCTTTTCTGGGACGACGGAACCGAGGACACTGCTGTGCTGATCCCGAATGAGCATCCGGGCGATGTGGGAGAAGACGTAAGCACCCTGAGCCTGAACGGCACCGACCTGCTCTTCAACAACAGGTGGTGAACGATGAAAAAACAAATCGGCGTTCTGCTGGCGGCATTTCTGATCCTGCTGCTGGGGTGGGCCATCCTCCCGGCTCCGGCAGTGCCGTCGGATGATCCACCGGAGGAAGACATTGCCGGAAGCGACTGGCGCACATGGGGCATCATCAACGACTCCGGCACGTTGGTGCAGGACGGAGAGACCATCCCCTTCTGCGCCTGCGTCCACACCGGGGACACGACCCTCTACCATGACACCGAAAGTCAGGTGCTGCTGGCAGAGCTAGTCTACCCTGCCCCTGTGGAGAATGCAGAACAGCGCTACCTCGGCATGGAGACCGCAGACCGGAACGGCGACGGCAGCAGCGATGTCCTGCTCCGCTTTTCACAGGAAGATGGAACGCTGGAACTGTTGTTCTGTTGGGACCCGGAGACTGGGGCCTTTCGATCCGTTCCGGCATGACCGGAGCAAAAACCATTTATTAAAAAAGGAGGCAATTCTATGAAAAACACGATGAAACGCACGCTGGGGCTGTTTGCAGCTGCACTGCTGACCATGTCGCTGGCACTCAGCGTCTATGCATCCGGTCACGACCTGACCTTTACCGACAAAGGCAACCGGATGCATGTCAAGGACAAGACCGTTCATGTGCAGACCTACTACCCCTATGAGTATTATGTGCTGGATGTTCTGGAGGATGCCCTTGTGGTGGCAAACCCCGAATGGGACGACTGCGGTTTTGCGGTCTGCCGCAGGATCACCAATGAATATCTGGACTATACCGGCTCTGATGACGACTTTGTTCTGGACTATGCAGAGGAATATCTGGAGTATGATTTCCAGCAGCTGTACGGTGGTCAGTGGCCCGATACCTCGTGGGAGGTAGTGGACGAGAGCAACGCTTCCAACCGTATCGCCACCATGCGGGGCTACATCTGGAACGATGAGATGGATGCCTACATGTGGACCGTGATCTACTGGGACACCAGTTACAACAACGCCATGGCAAAGACCTTCTTTGTCCCGGAGTACAACGGCTACGATAAGGCCGACAAGATGGGCAAGAAGGTGAGCAGCACCGTCGGGTGCTGATGGGAGTGATACAGTATGAGGACACGGAACCGTGCCCCGCAGGAAAAAATGCCGGATGAAGAGCTTTCCCGCCGCATCCTGTTTTACGGGCATCTGGCAAACCTCTGCGCCTACGGCTGCATTGCAGGTGCCGTGCTGGGCGTTCTGGCCGGCATCCTGCTTGAAAGCTTCACGGCGGGCTGCACCATCGTGATGCTTGTGATCGTAGCAGCGGTCTTTTTGATCCAGCTGATCCACGCCATGCAAAGTTCCCTGATCCTCGGACAGCTGGGGGATGGTTTTATGGCCGCACTGCACAAGGCCTTTGGCCCGCAGCCGGAGCACAAGCAGTGGCCCATGAGCGATGAACTGGCGCGGCGTTCCGGGCTTTTCCCGGAGGAATGGGAATTGGCCAGTGCCCACGGCAGCTACGAGGGCAGCTATCAGGGCATTCCCTTTGCCATGCACAACGCTTCCCTCATCCACGTCTGGGAGGTGCGCGACCCCATGCCCGACGACCCGCACAACACCCGCACCTGCTCCAAAACGATCTTCAAGGGGTTGTTTCTGGTGTGCCGGATGCGCAGGCCGATGGCTCCGGAGCCCTTTGCCCTGCCCGGCGAGTTTGATCTGGCACCGGAAAGCTGGAAGCAGCAGCTGCAGAGGGCCGTGGGCGCTCGGGCGCTGCGGATGAGCTTCCGGGGAGATCTGATGTTTGCCGCCTTTGACACCGACCGGAAGATCATGGCAGTTTCCAAGGACATTGACCCGAAGATCATTGATGAATACCGCCGCAGTTTTCAGGACTCGGTCGACATGATGAAGGATCTGATGGAAGCCGTGGCGCAGAATACGGAGCTTTTCTGAAACAGGAGGAACCAAAATGAAACGTATCGCACTTTTACTTGCCGCCTTGCTGATGTTTTCCCTGACCGGATGCGGCAGTTCCGATGCCGCGGGCGAGGCTTCGGACTCCGACAAGGCCGGGGCTTACGAGGTCATCCCGCCGGAGGATGGCCGGGGCGACCTGATCCCCGCCTCTTCGGACGTGGTGAGCATCCCGGTGCTGGTGGGCGGCGGTCTCCCCTTCACCAGCATGGAAAATCTGATGAACGAGAACTATGAGGATGGCACCTACACCTACGAGGACATGACGCAGGACGGCTCTGTGCTGGTGGTGGATATGGCGTTCCAGTCGCTGCGCACCAACGAGACGGTGGAGGAATACGCAGAATATGCCGCCCGGTTTGCCGCTCTGGATACCGGCGAAGGGGAACCCCGCGATGTCACCTGCTTTCAGGATGAGGACTACACCCAGAACCTTTCCTACCCGGTTTACATCGTCTGGTACACCACCGGCTCGGGGGAGGACCAGCGGGAGTGGATGGTCTACACGGTGGACACCGACGACTACACCTACCTTTATGCCTTCGGCACCATTGCCGATGAAGCGGACGACATGCAGGATGTGTTCTACAACATCTGCGATCATCTTGAACTGGTGGATTGAGGTTTGAGGATATGACGCTGGAACAATCGGTTCTGCTGCTTGCACTGGCTCTGGCCGGGGCCTATGCGCTGCCCCGGCTTTTGCCGCAGAAGCCCCGGCTGCGCCGGGGACTACAGGTCCTGTGCATCGTTGTGGCAGTGCTCAGTGCGGCGTATGCCCTGCTGACGCTGCTGTTCGTCTGGGCAGCAGGACAGAAACTTTGAAGATCGGGAGAAAACGACCATGAAAAACAAAACTCATCTGCTGCCCCTTGCCAGCCTTCTGCTGGCAGGCGGCATCCTTTGTACCGGCTGCGGCGGCGATGCCCCCGCCAGCAGCGTTCCGGCTGACGTCAGTACGGCTTCCTCTGTGGAAGAGGTCGATGCCATGGACGGCTACGACTACATCAATGATTATGTCGGTCTGTGGGGCTATTACGACATCGAGCTCTGGCTCCGTGTCCACGAGGACAGCACCTTTGAATTCGTCAACTCCGAGGACGAGACCATTTACACTGGCACCGCAGATGCGGACAAATACGGCATGGACCTCTACTTCGATGACGACACCCCGCAGATGCGGCTGGATCTTTCGGTCAGCGGCGACCTGTTGGAGGAAGGCTCTTCGGATGCTTTGCACCCGGTGGATGCCATCGTCTCCCGGGCGACCTGCTTTGAGAAAAACGGGCTGGAGATCAATGGCATCGTGGATTCTTCCGACCCCATCCAGCTGGACAGCGGCGTTTGCAGCTTTACCGGAAAGGGCAGTGGCTACAACACCGACGAGTGTTACTGGCAGGTGACAAAGTACAACGACGTGACCCACGACGGCATCCGGGAGATCCAGTTTGATGCCGTGTGCTATATCCCGGATTCCTCTATTCCCTACTTTGGGCAGACCTATGATACCTACATCTCCAGCGAACTCTACGATGCCTATACCGGCACATGGCTCACGGCATCCACCGCCAGGGGGGATACGAGCCGGGGGGACAACCACTATTATCACACGGTGCACTGGAACGACAACGCTTACGACGTCGAGTTCTTCTTCTCTACCGACTGGAACATGAGCAGCACCAGCGATGACAAGATCTTTACCAAGAGCTATGTGGTCTACCTGCCGGAGGATTACGACGGACTGGTTTTTGCCGCACAGGCGCAGCCGGACAACTATGCTGATGCCATGGCGCTGGATAATCTGGAAAATGTAAGCCCCGAAGGCAACATCATGGATCTTGCTCCGCTGGACCCCTACGCCAGCCTGTACTTCAGCATCTGCGGCTGAGCCGGAAAGAGAAAGGGAGGACGCTATGAGCTATGGAATGATTTTTGCGATTGCCGTGGTGCTTCTTCTGGGATGGCTGCATAGCAGCCGGAAAGAAGCCGCCCGACAGGACGTAGACCGCCGCATCGTCCCGGCGGTGCTGGATGCTGCACTGCAGCAGGTGCAGTTTGCACCCAATGGCAGGATCACCTGTTTTGGGGACTCCGGGCTTCCCCTGCCCCAGTATGACCGCATGACCGGCGGGGAGCACGTCCGCGCAAAATACCGGGGCTATGAGGTGGAACTGTGCAGCATCGAGCTGGACCGGGATGTCAGCTATACCGACCCGAACGACCCCACTGTGGTCAACGCGCCGTCCTACGACACGGTATACGCCGGGCTGTGGGGCATCTGCCGTTTTGGTGTGCCGATGCCCGTGAGCCTGACCTTTACCCCGCGGGGCAGGCTGGGACAGCTCGTCCGGGGTGCATCGGTACAGAACTCTGTGGACGGCTTTGAACAGCAGTTCAAGCTGACAGCAGACGATGACACCGCCCTGAAAGCCTGCCTGACGGAGGAGAAATGCCGGAAGCTGCTGGCTCTTGCCGGGACAGCGGAGGGAAGCTTCAGCGGGAGCCTGCACCGGGACGGAACCCTGTATTTTGCCGTGGAAAACAACAAAGGACTTTTCAAGGGCAGCGGCAGTGACGATGTGCTGCGGGAAAAGTTCACCCGGCAGCTGAAGTGGTGCACCGATGTAATGGACGCTTTTGCTCCCTGAAACAGCGGCAGATCGGTCTGTTTTATCCGCATCGATCCCATCGTAAGGTGCGAAATCTTTCAAAAAGACAGATTTTTCGGAACTCAAAATACAAAAAGCTGAGCACCTGATTTTTTGCAGATGCCCAGCTTTTTTGTACTCATTTTGGAGATTTGGTTTTAAGCGACCCTTGTATTTTGATTGTGGCTTATTTCAGCAGCTCAGACAGCTTTTCCAGACGGCGGATTGCTTCGTCCAGAACATCGGTACCACGGGCAAAGTGCATCCGGATCAGATGGTTCACCGGTTCCCGGAAGAAGCTGGAACCCGGCACAGCTGCCACGCCGATCTCCCGGATCATCCACTCGCAGAATTCCAGATCTGTCCATCCCTCAAACTGCGGCAGAGCGAGAAATTCCGAAATATCGATCATCACAAAATAGGTCCCCTGCGGCACATTGTGCTTCAGGCCCACACGGTCCAGCCCGGCAAGAAAGTGGTCGCGCTTTGCGGTGTAAAGGGCCTGCAGGTCTTTGTAGTAGCTTGCCGGCAGTTCCAGACCGGCCACAGCGGCTTCCTGCAGCGGCGCAGCCGCACCCACAGTAAGGAAATCGTGCACCTTGCGGGCACCCTCGATCACCTCTGCCGGGCCGATGAGATAGCCCAGACGCCAGCCTGTAATGGAGTAGGTCTTGGAGAGCGAGTTGCAGGTGATGGTATGCTCAAACATGCCGGGCAGGCTTGCCATGCAGATATGCTCTGCCGGAGCGTAGACGATATGCTCGTACACCTCATCTGTTACCACAAAGGCATCGTACTTGATTGCAAGGGCGGCAATGGCCTCCAGCTCGTCCCGGCGGAACACCTTGCCGCAAGGGTTGGAGGGGTTGCACAGGATCAGTGCCTTGGCTCCCTCGGCAAAGCCCTTTTCGATCAGAGAAATATCAAACTCATAGGTGGGCGGCACCAGAGGGATATAGATCGGCTCCGCGCCGGAAAGGATGGCGTCTGCACCATAGTTCTCGTAGAACGGCGAAAAGATCATCACCTTGTCGCCGGGGTTGCAAATGGTCATCATGGCCGCCATCATGGCCTCGGTGCCGCCGCAGGTCACGCAGATCTCGGTGTTGGGGTCCACAGTGTGGTGCAGGGCGGGGCTGGTCTTTTTGGCCAGCGCCTCGCGGAAGTTCTGTGCACCAAAGGTCACAGCGTACTGGTGCGGGCCGGCATAGGCTGTCCTTGCCAGCGCGTCCAGCAGCTGTTTCGGCGGGTCAAAATCCGGAAAACCCTGAGACAGGTTGATGGAGTTATACTGATTATTGATGCGGGTCATGCGGCGGATGACAGAATCCGTAAAGGTGCCCACACGGTCACTTAAAACAGGCATGTGCTTTCCTCTCCTGTTCAATCCTTAAAATACGCCTTCTGGATGGCCAACAGCACGCCTGCGCGGCTGGCAGCAAAGTTCAGGCCGCCCTGCAGGTAGCAGGTATAGGGCTCACGCAGCGGGCCGTCGCAGGAAAGCTCGATGGTGCTGCCCTGCGTAAAGCTGCCGCTTGCCATGACCACCTCGTCGGTATAGCCCGGCTCCGGAGAAGGCTCCGGGGCGGCATAGCTGTCCACCGGACTTGCAGCCTGAATGCCCTGACAGAAGCCGATCAGGGCGTCTGCAGTGCCTGCATCAAAGCAGGTAACAATGTCGTTGTGGTCATCGCAGTAGCGCGGCACCGGGTTCTTGCCCAGCAGTTCCAGCATACACTGTGCATAGATGGCCGTCTTGATGGCCTCGCACACCACGCCGGGAGCGTAATAAAAGCCCAGATACATATCACGGGGCGTTTCCAGCGTGCAGCCCAGCTCCTTGCCGAGGCCGGGGGCATTCAGACGGTATGCGCACAGCTCCACCAGATCCCTGCGGCCCACAATGTAGCCGCCGGTGGGGGCAATGCCGCCGCCGGGGTTCTTGATAAGGCTGCCCACAGCGATATCTGCACCCACCTGACAGGGCTCCTGCGTCTGGGTGAACTCGCCGTAGCAGTTATCCACAAAAATGATGATATCGGGGTTTGCCGCACGGGCGGTGTCCGCAATTTTACGGATCGTTTCCAGATCAAAGGCATTGCGCTGCAGATAGCCGCGGCTGCGCTGAATATGGCACACTTTGGCCCCCGGAGCCTTTTTTGCAATGAGGTCGTAGTCCGGGGTGAAATCGGCCTTGAGGGGTGCTTCATCATACTGAACACCGTAATCCATCAGGGTGCCGGTGCCCTTTCCCTTCCCGTCCAGACCAATGACGCCTTCCAGCGTATCGTAGGGACGGCCGGTGGCAGCCAGCAGCGTATCCCCCGCCCGCAGCAGACCGAACAGTGCCACTGCCAGCGTGTGGGTGCCGCTCTGGAACTGGCTGCGCACAAGCGCATCCTCCGCTCCCATCACCTCGGCAAAGATCTGTTCCAGCTTTGCACGGCCGGTATCCCACAGGCCGTAGCCGGTGGTGCCCAGCATATCAGTAGAGGACATCTGCGTATCCGCAAAGGCTTTCAGCATCTTGAGCTGGTTGAAGTCCCGGATCTCTTCCATATGACGGAAATAGGGCTGGCACAGCTCCATGGCCTTTTCGTCCAGCGCCAGAACTTCGGTTTTATAATCAAAAAAGTGGTTTAAGATTGACATTATAATGGTTCCTTAATTTATGATTTGGGATAAATCTCACATGAACTGACGCGTCGGCAGCTTTCTCCTCGGACACGAGATACGGGTTGCGGCACCCAGCATCTGCTTCGCTACCGCTCGCATCTTGCTGGCCGCTGCCCCAACAGCAGTTCCCTGTTTCCGCCGCAGGCGGCGGTCACTGTTGTTGCAGGCCATTCCATCGCCCGCCCTATTGCCCTACGGGCAACAGGGTCCCACCCCAGCGGACGGTCCTCAGAGAAACTTCCGACGTGTCAGCCGACAAACTACGATGGCACATAACGAATATACTCCCCCAGCTTTTTAAAGCCGAGCCGGGTATAAAAATGCACCCGCTCCGGGCTGCAGAGGAACACCGGGCGCTGCCCCTCTGCGGAAAGCTCGTTTGCCATCTGCACAATGAGCCGCCCGCCGATGCCTTTGCCGCGCAGGGAGCTTTCTGTCTGCCCGCAGGCCATATACGCCTGCCCATTTGCAAGGGCATAGGCTCCCACCGTGCAGACCGCTTTCCTGCCCTGTCTCAGCGTCCAGACAAGCGCCTTGCCCCGGATACGCTTGGTGCACAGTTCAGAATAAAGATCCTCCTGTCTGGCCGTATCTTCCGGGTACAATGCCCGGGCCACGTCCATAGCCGCAGGTTCCCGGTCAAGGGCCAGCTGTGCCCAGAGGGCTTCGTCTGCGGCAGGCAGCGGCAGCGCCCTGCCGGGGGCAAGACCGAACACGGTCAGTGTCTCAGCCCGGTGCCAGCCGGTGGGCGGCAGACATCCGGCTTCGTCCAGAATGACGCTCTCACACCCGCAGAAGGCCAGAAAGCTGGCCAGTTCCTCGGGATTTGCGTGCCCGGCAACCCATGCAGTGCTGCCGTTGATCTCCAGCGCCAGTGTGGGCCCGGCATAGAACCGCCACGGCTGGCTTTTGCCGAAGAGAGCAAGGTCCAGCGGAAGCACTGCCCCCAGCACCCACCGGCCCCGGCAGGCATTGGCAAAGCGGGCACGCCGCCGCTTTGTATCGACCTGTGCGATCACTTCAGCTCGTTGACGATCTTCTTGAACTCACGGCCGCGCACCTCAAAGTTGGGGTACAGGTCAAAGGATGCGCTGGCCGGAGACAGGATGATGATATCGCCGGGCTTTGCGCAGGCACGGGCCAGCTCCACAGCATGCTGCATGTTGTCCGCATGCTGGATGGGCAGCTCTGCTTCGTTGAAATTCGGGTCCTCACGCACAGCCTTTTCAATGCGGGGGCCGGTAGCACCCATGAGCACAAGCTCCTTCACATGCGCCACCACTTCCGGTGCCAGCGGCTCATACGGGATGTGCTTGTCATAGCCGCCCGCGATCAGGATGACCTTCTGATCGAAGCTGCGCAGACCGGCAATGGTGCGGGTAGGGCTGGTACCGATGGAGTCGTTGTAATACAGCACACCGTCCAGCGTACGCACCGGCTCGATGCGGTGCTCCACGCCGGTAAAGGTGCTGCCCACCTGCCGGATCGCCTCCACAGGCACCTCACCCCACACGGCAGCGGCAGCGGCCAGCAGGTTCTCGATGTTGTGCAGACCGCGCAGCTTCACGTCCTTCTGTGCCAGGAACGGGGTCACAACGCCGTCCTCCGCCATGCAGAGCATGTGATCTTCCTTGCGCAGGAAGGCACCGTTGTCGGTGTCGTGCAGGCGGGTGAACCACACCTGCTTGCCCTTGCAGTCGGACTGCATGCTGCGGCTGATCTCGTTCTCGTAGCCCAGAACGGCGCGGCAGGGCTGCTTCTGATACAGCAGGATGTTGCGCTTGGCGTCGATGTACTCCTGCATATCCTTGTGATGATCCAGATGGTTGGGGGTGACGTTGGTCACAACGGCAATGTTGGGGCTGGAATGCATGCTGATGAGCTGGAAGCTGGAAAGCTCCACCACAGCCACATCCTCGGGGGCCACCTC is part of the Faecalibacterium sp. HTF-F genome and harbors:
- a CDS encoding GNAT family N-acetyltransferase, with amino-acid sequence MIAQVDTKRRRARFANACRGRWVLGAVLPLDLALFGKSQPWRFYAGPTLALEINGSTAWVAGHANPEELASFLAFCGCESVILDEAGCLPPTGWHRAETLTVFGLAPGRALPLPAADEALWAQLALDREPAAMDVARALYPEDTARQEDLYSELCTKRIRGKALVWTLRQGRKAVCTVGAYALANGQAYMACGQTESSLRGKGIGGRLIVQMANELSAEGQRPVFLCSPERVHFYTRLGFKKLGEYIRYVPS
- the murD gene encoding UDP-N-acetylmuramoyl-L-alanine--D-glutamate ligase; amino-acid sequence: MQKDQQKLAELIKGKKVAFIGAGVSHKTLIREFVELGAHVTLCDQKKSVEDFGDYAATIQELGIDLSLGENYLDGFKGQDIIMRTPGFVGYFEKPLQDAMAAGTMVTSEVELFFDFCPCEIVAVTGSDGKTTTTTLISKFYEAAGRKVHLGGNIGAALLPMLPEVAPEDVAVVELSSFQLISMHSSPNIAVVTNVTPNHLDHHKDMQEYIDAKRNILLYQKQPCRAVLGYENEISRSMQSDCKGKQVWFTRLHDTDNGAFLRKEDHMLCMAEDGVVTPFLAQKDVKLRGLHNIENLLAAAAAVWGEVPVEAIRQVGSTFTGVEHRIEPVRTLDGVLYYNDSIGTSPTRTIAGLRSFDQKVILIAGGYDKHIPYEPLAPEVVAHVKELVLMGATGPRIEKAVREDPNFNEAELPIQHADNMQHAVELARACAKPGDIIILSPASASFDLYPNFEVRGREFKKIVNELK
- a CDS encoding DUF3137 domain-containing protein; the encoded protein is MSYGMIFAIAVVLLLGWLHSSRKEAARQDVDRRIVPAVLDAALQQVQFAPNGRITCFGDSGLPLPQYDRMTGGEHVRAKYRGYEVELCSIELDRDVSYTDPNDPTVVNAPSYDTVYAGLWGICRFGVPMPVSLTFTPRGRLGQLVRGASVQNSVDGFEQQFKLTADDDTALKACLTEEKCRKLLALAGTAEGSFSGSLHRDGTLYFAVENNKGLFKGSGSDDVLREKFTRQLKWCTDVMDAFAP
- a CDS encoding pyridoxal phosphate-dependent aminotransferase codes for the protein MPVLSDRVGTFTDSVIRRMTRINNQYNSINLSQGFPDFDPPKQLLDALARTAYAGPHQYAVTFGAQNFREALAKKTSPALHHTVDPNTEICVTCGGTEAMMAAMMTICNPGDKVMIFSPFYENYGADAILSGAEPIYIPLVPPTYEFDISLIEKGFAEGAKALILCNPSNPCGKVFRRDELEAIAALAIKYDAFVVTDEVYEHIVYAPAEHICMASLPGMFEHTITCNSLSKTYSITGWRLGYLIGPAEVIEGARKVHDFLTVGAAAPLQEAAVAGLELPASYYKDLQALYTAKRDHFLAGLDRVGLKHNVPQGTYFVMIDISEFLALPQFEGWTDLEFCEWMIREIGVAAVPGSSFFREPVNHLIRMHFARGTDVLDEAIRRLEKLSELLK
- a CDS encoding aminotransferase class I/II-fold pyridoxal phosphate-dependent enzyme is translated as MSILNHFFDYKTEVLALDEKAMELCQPYFRHMEEIRDFNQLKMLKAFADTQMSSTDMLGTTGYGLWDTGRAKLEQIFAEVMGAEDALVRSQFQSGTHTLAVALFGLLRAGDTLLAATGRPYDTLEGVIGLDGKGKGTGTLMDYGVQYDEAPLKADFTPDYDLIAKKAPGAKVCHIQRSRGYLQRNAFDLETIRKIADTARAANPDIIIFVDNCYGEFTQTQEPCQVGADIAVGSLIKNPGGGIAPTGGYIVGRRDLVELCAYRLNAPGLGKELGCTLETPRDMYLGFYYAPGVVCEAIKTAIYAQCMLELLGKNPVPRYCDDHNDIVTCFDAGTADALIGFCQGIQAASPVDSYAAPEPSPEPGYTDEVVMASGSFTQGSTIELSCDGPLREPYTCYLQGGLNFAASRAGVLLAIQKAYFKD